One Pseudomonas tolaasii NCPPB 2192 genomic window carries:
- a CDS encoding NEL-type E3 ubiquitin ligase domain-containing protein, with protein MPSQERPNGLPGHLQSSQSWGLQQALELLRQNLAQSMSSLTRAQQRDYIRLQREAIAALKAVEAENATLVEHFKAQGLALLREKLNGLDPQTLFINTRYLEKIDTPLPWEPHKSSVEGSPPSSRFRRAVDEWQYRVHVSGLSLWDAACLNFDFGTGNPQQSGHSYVDASYLSGVDEKQLSVSQFIAICRELDLGAKLHTVLANSLGAGGKLQGLIETCARAHLRFEALEAYRNRASSGVTQARYTALLAAIEGTGTSLPFDTLSMDIDYTLLPAVPFTPSGTRVPVPLLLIHVGSLGVISYFPFRPGGALRYDLDAKSAGAQFLDDLKASHDAGDLGWFSRQLPITDISQFRDLLREEPRPEGLSLVAAYLYDGFHSLFPKRTLEHIRFVHDPKPARPHSLVQALTSRHVQHYQANLGMLATRRSERDLQGVIDGAAAIASEIMELLMTPVPGGVTGLNRVMQLVVFGNLAYSLIIGINEAAKGQASDFAAAMADAADLAINGLLISTAGRVHRQRMEGLLQRLGGPRKVSRSDGTVELWKPDISPYAIDNQRLLDGQMPNAQGLYLIDGKPYARVQHGALQVVAQVIANPKAPGFVIKHKNGDGFAAPVVFKPELQAWVLDLHGTGQLTDSQLISQMLPNGEASVSAAQIRHLLRSTAVPRATLDSIWAGETPPVNLIEATRRVQVDRVIEQLASGFHRSGNLPAYADSAILSLLTQLPTWPADAIIHLYDPQGRLLESHAANDHATRAINLKRKDDGTYIALDAATTHVATQESLFELIIRQQPATSTLGKEGSPQLTEAQRIARLRVQISALANKERIALFQALTRYAGQARHQVPADDPARIFVPIKASTEDTDATPLLSKLHTQFPPLTLANLRQLLEKTPLDPAQQSAYLKDATLPANVREHLEQHRTALRIDAVIDGLYHPRPFSRDTDQWAREFTASLLQERLKRHFTVTEIVDGHAQDRYQNTGPEDTTVELLHYGNGHYEAYDMRNAGPIPVAPVVDSFYLAIASVLQPHERTALGMSSVSDAQGLRTTLGDLMSERRSPAGLVSLLDHSLGQYQQSLVLPLDLKPNPEGLYDWQGQQLMPLYGALYPVTYDQAVLRWRLKHPQKVGVDTPLLEHNHHGAWRLENENPMAWDDHHLFSRLGAVDFNLDQATATRILKLTDTPPSALREVHCAGLPPPPLLKDSSKRFGIEHQILHFIQAMTTYSATRMARPSLQLLLVCGLPQWPASHVLELYDDAGRTTAHYPAANAGAPDKIRMSQARSRSLEPLAPLVRNDALTRALIGELPASQDERLFKLAKKIAGHAYRERAQLFDTLYAQSERGGNALHNRLRHHYPQLPGSALQALLEHATPKELKQLSIKDQVPLRLQQQAKLTANDVRLNRAFEGLYLSTLANPDSERIILHTLKLVPGWPISVRLDIHQGSASGPLLESAGHLAGSERKVLARVDGRYQAYAADHTLISDKGDTSTDLLTAIWRVLSDNQRKALGLDDSGDTTALRNPIAELALNQRVAIKDLLRLPHIPYWLQPPMRVHSTFTAYPFSLRNWWPFGGSRAEDLVRKVCELYPSMNRAAANELIASLGMNRREALLELERRKAEYQALRFGLERWATTEYPNDADDPIGLNLGRRRYAAQEILRAWRRETQEVLGDRIFTPHALDLHLDRSNTLPAPDFILGTRGFEHIEYLTISGDNFPATGNAFLAKFSGLKSLRLDCGLTDLPTSITDMTQLEHLDLSENNIVLTRESRQRLANLTNLEALSLRGNPLGLTPDVSAMHHLLNLDLQDTGISQWPIGAEHLTQLHSMLLQGNRITTFPQSVLNNPAMVRANRGTILHDTPLDEVSLQRLMQDRQRTNNVLGGALPGILHVERSTDDISPWLESVPTADHGQRRVVWEQLQHHEGARPDDVFRVLRDLTQSHDYRNEPRRPALVSRVWRVLNGMAGSHELRQNIFLNTYQAGTCGDGAILALSNMELLHRQQQAIELPNSNQANRELLALAEGLFYLRKLDELADDHLVSLRNERGAEGQEPDDVEVKLYLRLHFRERYNLPLQHEQRLYAPGDDLNDQALGRIANAMAALKSTNAVENSLLMEEFWIKYLARSIPEPFATIEDVARYKLEALKQEIPDTRSMDYQERRQSINEEKDSELNRLISQLTRAAKSGAQRAH; from the coding sequence ATGCCTAGCCAAGAACGCCCCAACGGCCTGCCCGGCCACCTGCAGTCCAGCCAGTCCTGGGGGCTGCAGCAGGCCCTGGAGCTGCTGCGCCAGAACCTGGCGCAGTCGATGAGTAGCCTGACACGCGCCCAACAGCGCGATTACATTCGCCTGCAACGGGAGGCCATCGCGGCGCTCAAGGCTGTCGAAGCGGAAAACGCCACCCTGGTCGAACACTTCAAGGCCCAGGGCCTGGCGCTGCTGCGTGAAAAACTCAACGGCCTTGACCCGCAAACCCTTTTCATCAACACCCGTTACCTGGAGAAAATCGACACCCCGCTGCCCTGGGAACCCCACAAGAGCAGCGTGGAGGGCTCTCCCCCCTCCTCACGCTTTCGTCGCGCCGTGGACGAATGGCAGTATCGCGTCCATGTCTCCGGGCTGTCGTTGTGGGACGCCGCCTGCCTGAATTTCGACTTCGGCACCGGCAACCCGCAACAGTCTGGCCACAGCTACGTTGACGCGTCCTACCTGAGCGGTGTCGACGAAAAACAATTGAGCGTCAGCCAATTCATCGCCATCTGCCGCGAACTGGACTTGGGCGCAAAACTGCACACCGTTTTGGCGAATAGCCTGGGGGCTGGCGGCAAGTTGCAAGGCTTGATCGAGACCTGCGCCCGCGCCCATTTGCGATTCGAAGCGCTGGAGGCCTATAGAAACCGCGCCAGCAGCGGCGTGACCCAGGCCAGGTACACCGCGCTGTTGGCCGCCATCGAAGGCACAGGTACGTCGCTGCCCTTCGACACCCTGAGCATGGACATCGACTACACCCTGCTACCGGCTGTGCCCTTTACCCCATCGGGTACCCGTGTGCCGGTGCCCTTGTTGCTGATCCATGTCGGCAGCCTGGGCGTGATTTCCTACTTCCCGTTTCGCCCCGGTGGCGCCCTGCGTTATGACCTTGACGCAAAAAGCGCCGGCGCGCAGTTTCTCGACGACCTCAAGGCCAGCCATGACGCCGGTGATCTGGGCTGGTTCTCGCGGCAGTTGCCGATCACCGACATCAGTCAGTTCAGGGACCTGCTACGCGAAGAGCCGCGCCCCGAAGGATTGAGTCTGGTGGCAGCCTATCTCTATGACGGCTTTCACAGCCTGTTCCCGAAAAGAACCCTGGAACACATCCGCTTCGTCCATGACCCCAAGCCGGCTCGCCCACACAGCCTGGTCCAGGCGCTCACTTCTCGCCATGTCCAGCACTACCAGGCCAACCTGGGCATGCTCGCCACCCGGCGCTCGGAACGCGACCTGCAAGGGGTGATCGACGGTGCCGCCGCGATCGCCAGTGAAATCATGGAACTGCTGATGACGCCTGTGCCGGGCGGCGTGACCGGACTGAACCGCGTGATGCAGCTGGTGGTATTTGGCAACCTGGCCTACAGCCTGATCATCGGTATCAACGAGGCCGCCAAGGGTCAGGCCAGTGACTTCGCCGCCGCCATGGCCGATGCGGCTGACCTGGCGATCAACGGCCTGTTGATTTCCACCGCCGGGCGCGTGCATCGCCAACGCATGGAAGGCCTGCTGCAACGCCTGGGCGGCCCGCGCAAAGTGTCGCGCAGCGACGGAACCGTCGAACTGTGGAAACCGGACATCAGCCCCTACGCCATCGACAACCAGCGCCTGCTCGACGGCCAGATGCCGAACGCCCAGGGGCTGTACTTGATCGACGGCAAGCCTTACGCGCGGGTGCAACACGGAGCGTTGCAAGTGGTGGCGCAAGTCATTGCCAACCCGAAGGCCCCGGGGTTCGTGATCAAGCACAAAAACGGCGATGGCTTTGCCGCGCCCGTGGTGTTCAAACCCGAGCTGCAAGCCTGGGTGCTGGACCTGCACGGCACCGGTCAACTCACCGATTCTCAATTGATCAGCCAGATGCTGCCCAACGGTGAAGCCTCGGTATCCGCAGCACAGATCCGCCACCTGCTGCGTAGCACCGCTGTTCCCCGTGCCACCCTCGATAGCATCTGGGCGGGTGAGACGCCGCCCGTCAACTTGATTGAAGCGACCCGGCGTGTGCAGGTCGATCGGGTCATCGAACAACTGGCCAGCGGTTTTCATCGCAGCGGCAACCTGCCGGCCTACGCCGACAGTGCCATTTTGAGCCTGTTGACCCAATTGCCCACCTGGCCTGCCGACGCAATCATCCACCTGTACGACCCGCAAGGCCGGCTGCTGGAAAGCCACGCCGCCAACGACCATGCCACACGGGCGATCAACCTCAAGCGCAAGGATGACGGCACCTACATTGCCCTTGACGCGGCGACCACCCACGTCGCAACCCAGGAGTCGCTGTTCGAGCTGATCATCCGCCAGCAGCCCGCCACCTCGACCCTCGGCAAGGAAGGCAGCCCACAGCTCACCGAAGCTCAGCGCATCGCACGCTTGCGCGTGCAGATCAGTGCCCTGGCGAACAAGGAACGCATTGCCTTGTTCCAGGCCCTGACCCGCTATGCCGGCCAGGCCCGGCACCAGGTGCCAGCCGACGACCCGGCACGGATATTTGTGCCGATCAAGGCCAGCACCGAGGACACGGACGCCACCCCGTTGCTGAGCAAACTGCACACTCAGTTCCCGCCGTTGACCCTGGCCAACCTTCGTCAGTTGCTGGAAAAAACACCCCTGGACCCTGCGCAGCAAAGTGCCTACCTCAAGGACGCGACCTTGCCCGCCAACGTGCGCGAACACCTTGAGCAGCACCGCACCGCGTTGCGGATCGACGCCGTGATTGACGGCTTGTACCACCCTCGTCCATTCAGCCGCGACACCGACCAATGGGCCCGGGAATTCACCGCCAGCCTGTTGCAGGAGCGTCTCAAGCGCCACTTCACGGTCACCGAGATCGTCGACGGCCACGCGCAGGATCGCTACCAGAACACCGGCCCTGAGGACACCACCGTCGAACTGTTGCACTACGGCAACGGACACTACGAAGCCTACGACATGCGCAATGCCGGGCCGATCCCTGTGGCGCCGGTCGTCGACAGTTTTTACCTGGCCATTGCCTCGGTGCTGCAACCCCATGAACGCACCGCTCTGGGCATGAGCTCGGTCAGCGACGCCCAGGGCCTGCGCACTACCCTGGGTGATCTGATGAGCGAGCGCCGCAGCCCTGCCGGCCTGGTGAGCCTGCTCGATCATTCGCTAGGGCAGTACCAACAGAGCCTGGTATTGCCTCTCGACTTGAAGCCCAACCCCGAGGGTCTGTACGACTGGCAAGGCCAACAGTTGATGCCGTTGTACGGTGCGCTCTACCCGGTGACCTACGACCAGGCAGTGCTCAGGTGGCGACTCAAGCACCCGCAGAAAGTCGGGGTCGATACGCCACTGCTGGAACACAACCACCACGGTGCCTGGCGGCTGGAAAACGAAAACCCGATGGCCTGGGATGACCATCACCTGTTCTCACGCCTGGGGGCGGTTGACTTCAACCTGGACCAGGCCACCGCCACGCGCATCCTTAAACTCACCGACACGCCACCTAGTGCCCTGCGGGAGGTCCACTGCGCTGGCCTGCCACCGCCGCCACTGCTGAAAGACAGCAGCAAACGCTTCGGCATCGAGCACCAGATCCTGCATTTCATCCAGGCCATGACCACCTACTCGGCCACGCGTATGGCACGCCCCTCCCTGCAATTGCTGCTGGTGTGCGGCCTGCCGCAGTGGCCGGCCAGCCATGTACTGGAGCTGTACGATGACGCCGGCCGTACCACCGCGCACTACCCTGCGGCCAATGCCGGCGCCCCTGACAAGATCCGGATGTCCCAGGCCCGTAGCCGCAGCCTGGAACCCTTGGCTCCTCTGGTGCGCAACGATGCACTGACCCGCGCATTGATCGGCGAGTTGCCCGCGAGCCAGGACGAGCGCCTGTTCAAACTGGCGAAGAAGATCGCCGGACATGCCTATCGCGAACGGGCCCAGCTCTTCGATACGCTCTACGCCCAAAGCGAACGGGGTGGCAATGCGCTGCACAATCGCCTGCGCCACCATTACCCGCAACTGCCCGGCAGTGCGCTCCAGGCCCTGCTGGAACACGCCACCCCCAAGGAACTCAAGCAGCTCAGCATCAAGGACCAGGTACCCCTGCGCCTGCAACAGCAAGCCAAGCTGACCGCCAACGATGTGCGCCTCAACCGCGCGTTCGAAGGTTTGTACCTGAGCACCCTGGCCAACCCCGACAGCGAAAGGATTATCCTGCATACACTCAAGCTGGTGCCCGGCTGGCCGATCAGTGTGCGTCTGGATATTCATCAAGGCAGTGCCAGCGGGCCGTTGCTGGAAAGCGCCGGGCACCTGGCAGGCAGCGAGCGTAAGGTCCTGGCGCGGGTCGATGGTCGCTATCAGGCCTATGCCGCCGACCACACACTGATCAGCGACAAGGGCGATACCTCCACGGACTTGCTCACCGCCATTTGGCGCGTTTTGAGCGACAACCAGCGCAAGGCCCTGGGGCTGGATGACAGTGGCGACACGACCGCCCTGCGCAACCCCATAGCCGAGCTGGCGCTCAACCAGCGTGTCGCCATCAAGGACCTGCTCAGGCTGCCCCATATTCCTTACTGGTTGCAACCGCCGATGCGCGTCCACAGCACTTTTACGGCCTACCCGTTCAGCCTGCGCAACTGGTGGCCATTCGGTGGGTCACGAGCAGAGGACCTGGTGAGAAAGGTGTGTGAACTTTACCCAAGCATGAATCGGGCTGCCGCCAATGAACTGATCGCTTCCCTGGGAATGAACCGGCGGGAGGCGCTGTTGGAACTGGAGCGGCGCAAGGCCGAATACCAGGCCTTGAGGTTCGGCCTGGAACGCTGGGCGACCACCGAATACCCCAACGATGCCGATGACCCCATCGGGTTGAACCTGGGTCGGCGCCGTTACGCGGCACAAGAGATACTGCGCGCCTGGCGACGAGAGACGCAGGAGGTCCTCGGCGACAGGATATTCACCCCCCATGCCCTCGATCTGCACCTGGACCGCAGCAATACGCTGCCGGCCCCGGATTTCATCCTGGGTACGCGAGGTTTCGAACACATCGAGTACCTGACAATTTCCGGCGACAACTTTCCCGCCACGGGTAACGCGTTTCTCGCCAAATTCTCCGGACTCAAATCACTGCGGCTCGACTGCGGGCTCACCGATTTGCCCACCAGCATCACCGACATGACGCAGTTGGAACACCTGGACCTGAGCGAAAATAACATCGTCCTCACCCGAGAGTCACGCCAGCGCCTGGCCAACCTGACAAACCTGGAGGCACTGAGCCTGCGAGGCAACCCGCTGGGCCTGACGCCGGATGTATCGGCCATGCACCACTTGCTTAACCTCGACCTGCAAGACACAGGTATCAGCCAATGGCCCATCGGCGCCGAACACCTCACTCAACTGCACAGCATGCTGCTGCAAGGGAACCGGATTACCACGTTTCCCCAGTCAGTGCTCAACAACCCCGCCATGGTCAGGGCTAATCGCGGCACAATTCTGCATGACACCCCGTTGGATGAGGTTTCCCTGCAAAGGTTGATGCAGGACCGCCAGCGCACCAACAACGTCCTGGGCGGCGCACTACCCGGCATCCTGCATGTGGAGCGCTCCACGGATGACATCTCCCCATGGCTGGAAAGCGTGCCGACTGCCGACCATGGACAACGCAGGGTCGTGTGGGAACAACTCCAGCACCATGAAGGCGCAAGGCCGGACGATGTGTTCCGGGTGTTGCGCGACCTGACCCAGAGCCACGACTATAGAAATGAACCGCGGCGCCCAGCCTTGGTCAGCCGAGTGTGGCGCGTGCTGAATGGCATGGCTGGGTCCCACGAACTGCGCCAGAACATTTTCCTCAATACCTACCAGGCCGGCACCTGTGGTGACGGGGCCATTCTGGCGTTGAGCAATATGGAGCTCCTGCACCGGCAACAGCAGGCCATAGAACTTCCCAACTCCAACCAGGCCAATCGGGAATTACTGGCGTTGGCCGAGGGGCTGTTCTACCTGCGCAAGCTGGATGAGTTGGCCGATGATCATCTGGTCTCACTGCGCAATGAGCGTGGAGCAGAAGGACAGGAGCCGGATGACGTCGAAGTCAAACTGTACCTGCGACTGCACTTCAGGGAGCGCTACAATTTGCCGTTGCAGCATGAACAAAGGCTCTACGCGCCAGGCGACGATCTGAACGATCAGGCTTTGGGTCGAATCGCCAACGCCATGGCGGCCCTGAAATCGACCAATGCCGTCGAAAACTCACTGCTGATGGAAGAGTTCTGGATCAAGTACCTGGCACGCAGCATCCCGGAACCCTTCGCCACCATCGAAGATGTGGCGCGCTACAAGCTTGAAGCGCTGAAACAGGAAATACCCGACACCCGCTCCATGGATTACCAGGAGCGGCGCCAGTCCATCAACGAGGAAAAGGACAGCGAGCTCAACCGCTTGATCAGCCAACTGACCCGTGCGGCCAAGAGCGGCGCGCAACGGGCCCATTAA
- a CDS encoding amino acid permease: MPVGNPLPHGETAQGGPLKRELGERHIRLMALGACIGVGLFLGSAKAIEMAGPAIMLSYIIGGLAILVIMRALGEMAVHNPVAGSFSRYAQDYLGPLAGFLTGWNYWFLWLVTCVAEITAVAVYMGVWFPDTPRWIWALAALVSMGTINLIAVKAFGEFEFWFALIKIVTIIAMVIGGVGIIAFGFGNGGVALGIANLWSHGGFMPNGVQGVLMSLQMVMFAYLGVEMIGLTAGEARNPQKTIPSAIGSVFWRILLFYVGALFVILSIYPWNEIGTQGSPFVMTFERLGIKTAAGIINFVVITAALSSCNGGIFSTGRMLYSLAQNGQAPATFAKTSSNGVPRKALLLSIFALLLGVLLNYLVPDQVFVWVTSIATFGAIWTWLMILLAQLKFRKGLSPAEQAGLKYRMWLYPLSSYLALAFLVLVVGLMAYFPDTRVALYVGPAFLVLLTVLFYVFKLQPTGNGRVAPQSV; this comes from the coding sequence ATGCCAGTCGGCAACCCACTGCCCCATGGCGAGACCGCTCAAGGCGGCCCGCTCAAACGCGAACTCGGTGAGCGCCACATTCGCCTCATGGCCCTTGGCGCCTGTATCGGTGTCGGCCTGTTCCTCGGTTCGGCCAAGGCCATCGAAATGGCCGGCCCGGCCATCATGCTCTCGTACATCATTGGCGGCCTGGCGATTCTGGTGATCATGCGCGCCCTCGGCGAGATGGCGGTGCACAACCCGGTCGCCGGCTCCTTCAGCCGTTATGCACAAGATTACCTCGGCCCGTTGGCAGGCTTTCTCACCGGCTGGAACTACTGGTTCCTGTGGCTGGTGACCTGCGTGGCGGAGATCACCGCCGTGGCCGTGTACATGGGCGTGTGGTTCCCAGACACGCCGCGCTGGATCTGGGCCCTGGCGGCGCTGGTCAGCATGGGCACCATCAACCTCATCGCGGTCAAGGCTTTCGGCGAATTCGAATTCTGGTTTGCGCTGATCAAGATCGTCACCATCATTGCGATGGTCATCGGCGGCGTCGGCATCATCGCGTTTGGCTTTGGCAACGGCGGCGTGGCGCTGGGTATTGCCAACCTGTGGAGCCATGGCGGCTTCATGCCCAATGGCGTGCAGGGCGTGTTGATGTCCTTGCAGATGGTGATGTTCGCCTACCTGGGCGTAGAGATGATCGGGCTCACCGCCGGTGAAGCGCGCAACCCGCAGAAGACCATTCCCAGTGCCATCGGCTCGGTGTTCTGGCGCATCCTGCTGTTCTACGTGGGCGCGTTGTTCGTGATCCTGTCGATCTACCCGTGGAATGAAATCGGCACCCAGGGCAGCCCGTTCGTGATGACGTTCGAGCGCCTGGGCATCAAGACCGCTGCGGGCATCATCAACTTCGTGGTGATCACCGCCGCGCTGTCCTCCTGCAACGGCGGCATCTTCAGCACCGGGCGCATGCTGTATAGCCTGGCGCAGAATGGCCAGGCCCCGGCCACATTCGCCAAGACCTCCAGCAACGGCGTGCCACGCAAGGCGCTGCTGTTGTCGATCTTCGCCTTGCTGCTGGGCGTATTGCTCAACTATCTGGTGCCGGACCAGGTGTTCGTCTGGGTGACGTCCATCGCCACCTTCGGCGCGATCTGGACCTGGCTGATGATCCTGCTGGCGCAGCTCAAGTTCCGCAAAGGCCTGAGCCCGGCCGAGCAGGCGGGGCTCAAGTACCGCATGTGGCTGTACCCGCTCAGTTCCTACCTGGCCCTGGCGTTCCTGGTGCTGGTGGTCGGCCTGATGGCCTACTTCCCGGATACCCGCGTGGCGCTCTACGTAGGGCCGGCGTTCCTGGTGCTGCTGACGGTGTTGTTCTACGTCTTCAAGCTGCAGCCGACCGGCAACGGTCGGGTTGCCCCTCAGTCGGTCTGA
- a CDS encoding FMN-binding glutamate synthase family protein translates to MSLSLLSRYAFFAVCVIFTLASLPFIEHEWLWPITVVTGVLSLIGLFDLLQSPHAVRRNYPILGNIRYLVEAIRPEIRQYLLESDSDALPFSRAQRSLVYSRAKNESADKPFGTLIDVYQSGFEFIGHSMRPAPLSDPSAFRVMVGGPQCKQPYSASVFNISAMSFGSLSANAIRALNQGAKLGNFAHDTGEGSISPYHRENGGDLTWELGSGYFGCRTSDGRFDPERFAAQAQNPQVRMIEIKMSQGAKPGHGGILPKHKVTQEIADTRGILMGEDCISPSRHSAFFTPIEMMHFIAQLRELSGGKPVGFKFCLGHPWEFMGIAKAMLETGILPDFIVVDGKEGGTGAAPVEFTDHIGVPLREGLLFVHNTLVGLNLRDKIKLGASGKIVSAFDIASVLAIGADWANSARGFMFAIGCIQSQSCHTNKCPTGVATQDPLRQRALVVPDKAQRVFNFHRNTLKALAEMLAAAGLDHPSQLSAKHLVRRMSATEIKLFSQLHVFLKPGELLTGEVNGEFYSRMWQMARADSFEPHEEAAA, encoded by the coding sequence ATGAGCCTGTCGTTACTAAGCCGTTACGCCTTCTTTGCCGTGTGCGTCATTTTCACCCTCGCCAGCCTGCCTTTTATCGAACATGAGTGGTTATGGCCGATTACGGTGGTCACGGGCGTGTTGAGCCTGATCGGCCTGTTCGACCTGCTGCAAAGCCCCCACGCGGTGCGCCGCAACTACCCGATCCTGGGCAATATCCGTTACCTGGTGGAAGCCATCCGCCCGGAAATCCGCCAGTACCTGCTCGAATCCGACAGCGACGCCCTGCCCTTCTCCCGGGCCCAGCGTTCGCTGGTGTATTCACGCGCCAAGAATGAAAGCGCCGACAAACCCTTCGGCACCCTGATCGACGTGTACCAGTCGGGCTTCGAGTTCATCGGCCACTCCATGCGCCCCGCGCCGTTGAGCGACCCCAGCGCCTTTCGCGTGATGGTCGGCGGCCCGCAGTGCAAGCAGCCGTACTCGGCGTCCGTATTCAACATCTCGGCGATGAGCTTCGGCTCGTTGAGCGCCAACGCGATCCGCGCGTTGAACCAGGGCGCCAAGCTCGGCAACTTCGCCCATGACACCGGCGAAGGCAGCATCAGCCCCTATCATCGCGAAAACGGCGGCGACCTGACTTGGGAGCTGGGCAGCGGCTACTTCGGCTGCCGCACCAGCGACGGCCGTTTCGACCCGGAGCGCTTCGCCGCGCAAGCACAAAACCCGCAAGTACGCATGATCGAAATCAAGATGAGCCAGGGCGCCAAACCCGGCCATGGCGGCATCCTGCCCAAGCACAAGGTCACCCAGGAAATCGCCGACACCCGCGGCATCCTGATGGGCGAAGACTGCATCTCGCCATCGCGCCACAGCGCGTTTTTCACGCCGATTGAAATGATGCATTTCATCGCCCAGCTGCGCGAACTGTCCGGCGGCAAACCGGTGGGCTTCAAGTTCTGCCTGGGCCATCCGTGGGAATTCATGGGCATCGCCAAGGCCATGCTGGAAACCGGCATCCTGCCGGACTTCATCGTGGTCGACGGCAAGGAAGGCGGCACCGGCGCAGCCCCTGTAGAGTTCACCGACCACATCGGCGTGCCGCTGCGCGAAGGCCTGCTGTTTGTGCATAACACCCTGGTCGGCTTGAACCTGCGCGACAAGATCAAGCTCGGCGCCAGCGGCAAGATCGTCAGCGCCTTCGACATCGCCAGCGTCCTGGCCATCGGCGCCGACTGGGCCAACTCGGCACGCGGCTTCATGTTTGCCATTGGCTGCATCCAGTCCCAGTCGTGTCACACCAACAAATGCCCGACCGGCGTCGCCACCCAGGACCCGTTGCGCCAGCGCGCCCTGGTGGTTCCGGATAAGGCCCAGCGCGTGTTCAACTTCCACCGCAACACCCTCAAGGCACTGGCGGAAATGCTCGCCGCCGCCGGCCTGGATCACCCGTCGCAGTTGTCGGCCAAGCACCTGGTGCGACGCATGTCGGCGACCGAGATCAAGCTGTTCTCGCAGTTGCATGTGTTCCTCAAGCCCGGTGAATTGCTCACTGGCGAAGTGAACGGCGAGTTCTACTCGCGCATGTGGCAGATGGCGCGGGCCGACAGCTTCGAACCCCACGAAGAAGCCGCCGCCTGA
- a CDS encoding OpgC family protein — MLNGRDPRIDFFRGLALIFIFWDHVPHNPLGQITLRNVGFSDAAEVFVFLAGFASVLAYGKVLQREGYWMACLKILRRTWVLYVVHIFLLAMLMGIVFFANSHVETRDLVQEMGMTHFITHPQQALLDELLLRFKPNLMDPLPLYIVLLASLALVLPLMLRTPLVVVAVSLTVYLLAPWMGWNLRAIEDGVWYFNPITWQLLFVLGGAAAIHSQRAKPLEHRPLARQPLFIAATVYVLITGILTLSWRWPELHDAVMPALISDLIYPISKTDLSPVRLLHFLALAYVTAKLLPGAGWTQNPLAAQVCRMGRFSLEVFCLGVLLAPLADMLNAMAGDALAVQLLTALAGVALMAALGAWLELNKRLSQPRAI, encoded by the coding sequence ATGCTGAACGGACGCGACCCGCGCATCGATTTTTTTCGGGGCCTGGCGTTGATCTTCATTTTCTGGGATCACGTCCCCCACAATCCTCTCGGCCAGATCACCCTGCGCAACGTCGGTTTCAGCGACGCCGCCGAAGTCTTCGTATTCCTCGCCGGCTTCGCGTCGGTCCTGGCCTACGGCAAAGTCCTGCAACGCGAAGGCTACTGGATGGCCTGCCTGAAAATCCTGCGCCGCACCTGGGTGCTGTACGTGGTGCACATCTTTTTGCTGGCGATGCTGATGGGCATCGTGTTCTTCGCCAACAGCCATGTAGAGACCCGAGACCTGGTGCAAGAGATGGGCATGACCCACTTCATCACCCACCCGCAACAGGCGCTGCTCGATGAACTGCTGCTGCGCTTCAAGCCCAACCTGATGGACCCATTGCCGTTGTACATCGTGTTGCTGGCCAGCCTGGCGCTGGTATTGCCGCTGATGCTGCGCACGCCCCTGGTGGTCGTCGCAGTGTCGCTGACGGTGTACCTGCTGGCGCCGTGGATGGGCTGGAACCTGCGGGCCATCGAAGATGGCGTGTGGTACTTCAACCCGATCACCTGGCAGTTGCTGTTTGTCCTGGGTGGGGCTGCGGCGATCCACAGCCAGCGGGCCAAGCCTTTGGAGCATCGACCGCTGGCGCGCCAGCCGCTGTTTATCGCGGCCACGGTGTATGTGCTGATCACCGGTATCCTGACCCTGTCGTGGCGCTGGCCTGAACTCCACGACGCGGTGATGCCTGCGCTGATCAGCGACTTGATCTACCCCATCAGCAAGACGGACCTGTCGCCGGTGCGCCTGTTGCATTTCCTGGCCCTGGCCTACGTCACCGCCAAGCTGTTGCCGGGCGCCGGCTGGACGCAAAACCCGCTCGCCGCGCAGGTATGCCGCATGGGTCGGTTCTCCCTGGAAGTGTTCTGCCTCGGTGTACTGCTCGCCCCCCTGGCCGACATGCTCAATGCCATGGCCGGTGATGCACTGGCTGTGCAACTGCTGACCGCGCTGGCGGGCGTCGCGCTGATGGCCGCCTTGGGCGCCTGGCTGGAGCTGAACAAACGCCTTAGCCAGCCCCGCGCTATATAG